AAGGGTCATGGGCATGAGGGCTAGTAAAAAGAAAACCCATTTATGCACGGGAGTTATTTTTATAGCAAGAGAAACCATTAAGACCCAGATCAGTAAATTTATGATGCGTCCCAGATACATTAGGGCCAGTGGAGAGGCACCCATAATACTGGCCACAGCCATAAGGAGACCTGCTGCAGCATAGGGAAGAGGGGGGTAAACCAGGGTGTACATCTCCTTTTGAACGTAAACCCTGTTTCCCGAGTATATTGGCAAATTTAGGATTGAAGCATAGGAAGATGCATTTTGTTTTACCTCTGAATGGTAAATCATGGGATAAAATGAGGCAACTGTTTTTTCCAGGTTCTCAGGAACATAAAAACCAGCCACACCCCCAGTTTTTCCAGGTAAGATTTGGCCTTCACTAACCACATAGGCCTTATAATAATGTGCTGGTTCATCGTTAATCTGAAAGGGAGGAACCAGCAATGAAAAAATCAATCCGAAAAATATTCCCAGGAAAAGAAATGCTTTTTGAGGCTCGATGGTCCTTAATTTATCCATCATCAAAGTTCTTTTACAATTTTTTAACATAAAAATTTTACTTAAACCAGCAAACCCTAATAAAAGTTTAACTTGCAAATTTAACACATGAAATGATGGTTTAAAAAAATAGTTCAATCGCTGCAAACTAGTCACGTAACCTTTCCTGAACCTTATCACTTTTCAACTCCCTCAAAGCATCAGCAGCAACCCATTTAGCACATTTATCAGGAATTTTTTGTATTTCTTCAGCAGTACGGATAGCTTTCTTATTAAGAGCAATATTTCTTTTTCCAATTTGCCTTAAAGCCCAGTTAACACTCTTTTTAACATAATTGCGATTGTCTGTTGATTCTCTCTGAATTATAGGGAGGAGTTGTTCGAATTTTTCATCTGGAGCTTTTTTATCATGCACTGCTAGAACTGCCATCAATGTGAAAGCAGCTCTTTTGACGAATTCTTCATCCCTCCTGCTCCATTCAAATACTTTTTTGTAGGCGAAAGGAGTCATCCTGAAGAGTTTCATGCAACACTGATCGCAAACCGCCCATGTGTCGAATTTGAGAGCCCAGTTATCCATTTGTTCTTCTGTAATTCTTTTCGGGTCTTCAATCATACATGCCAGGATCATAGTTTCCTGGTAACCCGCGTCCCAAAGCTGCCTGGCTAAAAAATGGTCTTTACCTGCTTTTTTTGCAATTCTGCGTAGATCTGGGATTCTCACTCCATACGCATCCTGTGGACGGATTCCAAAACGGGCCATTCCCTTAACATCTTCTGGATTGGATAGAAACTCCAGTTCTTTAATGATTTCTTCAAATTTCATAGGGACCTCTAAATATTCAATTCAAGAGTAAAATTTACTAATATTATACTTAAACTTCAACGCCTTCCTAAACTAGATTTAAAGCATTAAAATCAAAGCAGTGATGGATATCATGCTCAGTGCCGTGCTTAGGAATATGCAGGCTGCTGCCACCTTCACATCAAGGTCATATGTGATGGCCAGTACCAGTGTAAACATGGCTGAAGGCATGGCTGCTTCCACAATGGTCACTGTCCGGTCCAGCCCAGAAAGACCAACTAAGGATACAATGAAAAGGGCAATTAGGGGAGATATGACCAATTTAATGGCTGAAACAAATGAAGCTGCGTCGAAATATTCCTTGATCCCCTTGAATTCCAGAGATAAGCCCAAAGATATCATTATTAAAGGTATTGCCGCACCATCAAAATAATCAAGCACACTAGTAGCTAAAGAACCCAGAGGAAAGTGGAAGATATTGGCCAGCACTCCTAAAGTAACTGCCAGTAAAGGGGGAAATAGAATTGATCTTTTAATGATATCCTGATAGTTCCCACCGTAGATGGTTAAAAAAAAGACCCCGAAGGAGATGAAGAGAATAATTGTTCCCAGATCATAAAATATAGCTCTAACTAATCCTGCTGTTCCGAAAACTCCGAGGCAAACAGGGTATCCTAAAAATCCAGAGTTGAACATGGTTGAAGCTGCCACCACACTCCAACGGGTTTTAGAAGAGTAGCCTCTAATTCGAGAAAATCCATAAGCTATGATTCCGCATATAATACCTACTAACAGGCAAATAAGAGTTATGGTTCCAAAGTTTTGTATATTTGATAAATCAGCACTGTACATGGCCAGGAATATTAATGAGGGAATTGCCAGGTACACCACTATCTTATTAAGAATTCGAGCATCTTCTGCTTTGAGAAAACCAGTTCGACGGCAGATGTAACCAATAATAATCATTAAAATAATGGCAATGATGGTTTCATGAGAGTTCATGTAATATCATCCAAAACTACTAAATTATCATTTATAGGGCATTAGTATTACTTGATAGTATAGGCAATTAAACTGATTAAACTGATTGTTTTGCTTTATTTTGTGTTTATTGTATTGTTTTTTAAATTAATTTTCAAGCCCTATTATTGATTTTAAAGGGTTTTTATATCTAAAAAACTTAAATAATGTCTTTTAGATACTATTTTGGTGAACAAAATGAAAATAACATTAGTTCACGATATAAAAATAACCCTAAGTGTAAACTTGTTAGATGTGTATATTTATAGATATCGACTCATAGAGAAAGCTACAATAATAAAGTCAAAAAGGGTATGAAAACCCAGTAAATAAGGTATTGGATGCTAAAAAACTAGATAAATTGCCATGTGTTATGGAATGGACATTATATGGGTTATGTCCAAAACTTGGGTTGTGAAAATCTTATATATAGTAAAGAGTTGAGAAATAATTTGTTCAGGTTCACATCTACTTTCAGATTTTCTAGAACTCCTTTAGAAGGTTTTCTCATTTTTTGACGACTGCCATTAGTACTCTGACTTTCATTATAAAACGTGTATTAAAGAATATATTAAAGCATTCAAAAATCAGGTGATCATCAAAGGCTTAAAAAAAGCATTAATTATTATATTTTCCAGAATATCCTGAACATAGGCCGCGCCATAAAAACATCCTTCATAAATTCAAACGCTTTTTATACTCTAAATCTTTGAATAAAACTTTGAATTTAGTGCCGTTGGTTTTTTCAATTTTTATTTGGCCATCAAGCTGTTTTACTAAATTATTAACTAGCTGCAACCCCAGTGTTTGAGTATTCTCGAAATCAATTTCTTCTGGGAATCCAACACCATCATCACCCACGATTAATTCCTTCATTTCATCAGATTCTTTGAGGGAAATGCTAATTTCACCCCTTCCCTGGGGGAATGCATATTTTAAACTGTTTGAAACTAATTCACTTATTATAAGACCGCAGGGAACAGCTGTCTCAATGTTTAAACTAAGATTTTCAACATCCATAACCAGGGAAACCTGTTTGGTGGAAATAGAATAGGTATAATAAAGATCTGATACCAGTCGTTCTATGTACTCCGAGATGTTTATTCTGGTTAAATCCGGGGACTGGTACAGTCTTTCATGGATCATAGCCATGGATTTAACCCGATTCTGGCTTTCTGTTAACGCAACTTGTGCTTTTTCATCCTCCAGGAACTTTTTTTGAAGATTAAGTATGCTGGAAATGATTTGCATGTTATTTTTAACCCGGTGATGGATTTCCCTTAATAAAACTTCCTTTTCTTTCAAAGAATTCTTTAAGTCATTCTCTGCTTTTTTGATTTCCGTGATATCCTCTGATATTCCCAACAGATATTGTGGATTACCCTCCTCATCGAGTATGGGTATTTTCTTGGTATGTAAGAGTCTTTGACCCAGATCAGGAGTTTCAATGATTTCCTCTGGAATGTCCAGCAGTTTTCCTTTTTTTAGAACTTCCCTGTCTTTGGTGGTGAAGAAATCTGCCACTTTTTGAGGGAAGAAATCATAATCACTTTTACCGATCAATTCACCAGCAGGACGCCCAAAGAAATATTCTCCTGCCTTATTAACTCTTTTAAATGTAAGATCATCTGCATTTTTTACAAAAATCATGTTGGGTATGTTTTCCACAATTTGATCCAGAAATTCTTCATTCTCTCTATAAGACTTCTCAAATTCCTGGTGGACGGTTATGTCTTCATGATTACCAATCATCCGAATGGCTTCACCAGTTTCATCTCTTTCAACCACCCTTCCAGTGGCTTTTATCCATTTATAACTACCGTCCTTGGTTCGCAGCCGGAATGTATTTTCATAAAAATCAGATTTCTGCTTAAGATAATCCTCAGCCACTTCTAAAGCATGTTCAAGGTCATCGGGATGGATCAGCGCCTTCCAGCTCTCAAAGGAAGCGGGAAATTCGTTGACGTCATAGCCCAGCATTTGATAGTATCGGGGGCTGAAGTATAATTCATCAGTCTTAAAATTCCATTTCCACACCCCATCAGAAATCGCTTCCACGGTGAGTTGTAATTCCTTTTCACTATTTTGAAGTTCTTTTTCCATCTTTTTCTGTGAGGTAATTTCTATAGGGGTAACTATCAGACGGTAAATTTCTCCTTCAGAATTTTTTAGAGGAGTTGCCCGTGTCATGAACCACCTTTTTTCACCAGCAAACTCGGCAGATTCTTCGTACTGGATGCTATGACCTGCTTCAATACATTCCTCATATTTTCTGTATAGATGATCTACTGCTCCTGGTTGAGCTTGGGCTTGTTTTAAAAGAACTTCTAAAGATTTCCCTTCACCTTCTTTCCTTTTAATTCCAGAGAACCGTTCAAATGCAGCGTTAAAACTTTTTACCATGAAGTTTTTGTCTTCAGTGATGTCAATTACAGCTATTGGTATCTCTGCACCTTCGTAGATACTATCTAAATAATCTTTGGTTTCTTTAAGTTTTTCCTCGGCCTTTTTTCGCTCTGTGATATCAACAGCAGTCACCAGCATGGCATCTTGACCCTGATAATGGATTAAATCAACATTAATGGAATTTGTGTAAGCATGACCATCTCTACGCAACAGATGCACTTCAAACTCCCTGACTTTACCCCTCTTTTTCAATCTTTCAATTATGGTGTTTCTTTGGCTCTTATCCTGATACATGGACTTGAGATCGATCAAATGGATTTCTTCAGCTTTATATCCCACCATTTTAAAAAACTTTTCATTGGCAGTAAGTACTTTTCCATCAATAGAGGTTATGGCCGTAGCCACTTGAGAATTCTCAAAAAGCATCCGGTACCTTTCTTCACTTTCCTTTAATTTTCTTTCTTGACTGGACTTGTAAAGTGCAAGATCAATGGCAAATTTAAGCTCAACCACATCATATGGTTTAATCAAATAGCCGTAGGGTTCTGTTAACTTGGCTTTTTTGATTGTTGCTTCCTCAGAATGAGCTGTTAAATATATTACTGGTATATTGAGTTTTTTAATTTCTGAAGCCGCCTCAATACCATTCTGTTCCCCTTTAAGGATTATGTCCATCAAAACAAGATCA
This is a stretch of genomic DNA from Methanobacteriaceae archaeon. It encodes these proteins:
- a CDS encoding DNA alkylation repair protein, giving the protein MKFEEIIKELEFLSNPEDVKGMARFGIRPQDAYGVRIPDLRRIAKKAGKDHFLARQLWDAGYQETMILACMIEDPKRITEEQMDNWALKFDTWAVCDQCCMKLFRMTPFAYKKVFEWSRRDEEFVKRAAFTLMAVLAVHDKKAPDEKFEQLLPIIQRESTDNRNYVKKSVNWALRQIGKRNIALNKKAIRTAEEIQKIPDKCAKWVAADALRELKSDKVQERLRD
- a CDS encoding AEC family transporter — encoded protein: MNSHETIIAIILMIIIGYICRRTGFLKAEDARILNKIVVYLAIPSLIFLAMYSADLSNIQNFGTITLICLLVGIICGIIAYGFSRIRGYSSKTRWSVVAASTMFNSGFLGYPVCLGVFGTAGLVRAIFYDLGTIILFISFGVFFLTIYGGNYQDIIKRSILFPPLLAVTLGVLANIFHFPLGSLATSVLDYFDGAAIPLIMISLGLSLEFKGIKEYFDAASFVSAIKLVISPLIALFIVSLVGLSGLDRTVTIVEAAMPSAMFTLVLAITYDLDVKVAAACIFLSTALSMISITALILML
- a CDS encoding PAS domain S-box protein, whose translation is MRDVNILLVEDDAIEALDIKRTLESFGYSVAYVASKGEEAVGKALELMPDLVLMDIILKGEQNGIEAASEIKKLNIPVIYLTAHSEEATIKKAKLTEPYGYLIKPYDVVELKFAIDLALYKSSQERKLKESEERYRMLFENSQVATAITSIDGKVLTANEKFFKMVGYKAEEIHLIDLKSMYQDKSQRNTIIERLKKRGKVREFEVHLLRRDGHAYTNSINVDLIHYQGQDAMLVTAVDITERKKAEEKLKETKDYLDSIYEGAEIPIAVIDITEDKNFMVKSFNAAFERFSGIKRKEGEGKSLEVLLKQAQAQPGAVDHLYRKYEECIEAGHSIQYEESAEFAGEKRWFMTRATPLKNSEGEIYRLIVTPIEITSQKKMEKELQNSEKELQLTVEAISDGVWKWNFKTDELYFSPRYYQMLGYDVNEFPASFESWKALIHPDDLEHALEVAEDYLKQKSDFYENTFRLRTKDGSYKWIKATGRVVERDETGEAIRMIGNHEDITVHQEFEKSYRENEEFLDQIVENIPNMIFVKNADDLTFKRVNKAGEYFFGRPAGELIGKSDYDFFPQKVADFFTTKDREVLKKGKLLDIPEEIIETPDLGQRLLHTKKIPILDEEGNPQYLLGISEDITEIKKAENDLKNSLKEKEVLLREIHHRVKNNMQIISSILNLQKKFLEDEKAQVALTESQNRVKSMAMIHERLYQSPDLTRINISEYIERLVSDLYYTYSISTKQVSLVMDVENLSLNIETAVPCGLIISELVSNSLKYAFPQGRGEISISLKESDEMKELIVGDDGVGFPEEIDFENTQTLGLQLVNNLVKQLDGQIKIEKTNGTKFKVLFKDLEYKKRLNL